Proteins co-encoded in one Nothobranchius furzeri strain GRZ-AD chromosome 4, NfurGRZ-RIMD1, whole genome shotgun sequence genomic window:
- the mvb12a gene encoding multivesicular body subunit 12A, producing the protein MEHLTVRPVTGLAWTSNSGTCPKNFTLISFTEDGATANFVRGFAIKSGYYLCYSKDLTDGKVVSDIQIISEKDSIPQGYFAIAEYLEPKTSVSKKKRVCARYSPVSSVDTAVLDIKLTSKSKMMLQHYTYVGDVNGYVLWCRKGQFTNTFPQPKPRNVGLDMRKLSLDQPDTPPALPLRHSNPPPPATLPQRKLTQRRCSLHSKDNLDKSGDGSVSGVTALDGVPFSLHPDYDFQANGMSLQLNSQLNNIRIKSLADIENEYNYTFSVEESAAKRTRPSISAEAAPSAP; encoded by the exons ATGGAGCACTTGACAGTCCGGCCCGTGACAGGGTTGGCCTGGACCTCCAACAGCGGCACCTGTCCTAAAAATTTCACCCTG ATCAGCTTCACTGAAGATGGAGCAACTGCAAACTTTGTTCGCGGCTTTGCAATAAAATCTGGATATTACCTCTGTTACAGCAAG GACCTGACAGATGGGAAGGTGGTGTCCGACATTCAGATCATTTCAGAAAAAGACAGCATACCTCAGGGCTACTTCGCTATAGCAGAGTACCTGGAACCAA AAACTTCCGTTTCGAAGAAAAAGCGAGTGTGTGCCCGCTACTCCCCGGTGAGCAGTGTGGACACGGCTGTGTTGGACATCAAACTGACCTCCAAAAGTAAAATGATGCTGCAGCATTACACATACGTGGG TGACGTGAACGGCTATGTGCTGTGGTGCAGAAAGGGGCAATTTACCAATACCTTCCCCCAGCCCAAACCCCGCAATGTGGGGCTGGACATGCGTAAGCTCTCCTTGGACCAGCCAGACACTCCCCCTGCTCTCCCCCTCAGACACAG CAACCCCCCTCCTCCTGCAACGCTGCCACAGAGAAAGCTGACTCAGAGACGGTGCAGCCTGCACAGCAAGGACAACCTGGATAAGTCAGGAGACGGCAGCGTCTCCGGGGTTACAG ctctGGACGGAGTTCCCTTCAGCCTCCACCCAGATTATGATTTCCAGGCAAATGGAATG TCTCTGCAGTTGAATTCTCAGTTAAACAACATTCGCATAAAGTCCCTCGCAGACATTGAAAACGAG TACAATTACACGTTTTCTGTGGAGGAATCTGCTGCCAAGAGGACCAGACCATCCATCTCAGCAGAAGCTGCTCCATCAGCTCCGTGA